A part of Dehalococcoidales bacterium genomic DNA contains:
- a CDS encoding cobalamin biosynthesis protein → MESLTILFAALFIDLVLGELPRFIHPVVGIGKLASFLEKRSVGDSHAIQFGYGMAITLFLIGLFGASTYLVLSYLKDFNPVLYVLTGAVLLKSAFSLRALRQAALRVKKLLLSENLDVARYELRALVSRDTQALPQPLLISATIESVAENTCDSFVAPLFYFLLFGVPGAVAYRVVNTLDAIIGYHGKYEYSGKFAAKLDDVLNFTPARLTALLLVSASFLSRRNARASWQVAFREHTRTESPNAGWTMAAMAGALNVQLEKVGHYRLGNADTPLVTSTIDAALRLMQIAALIWVTVCLITGGVRFAITSST, encoded by the coding sequence ATGGAAAGTTTGACAATACTTTTTGCCGCCCTGTTTATTGACCTGGTACTGGGTGAGTTGCCCCGCTTTATTCACCCCGTGGTCGGGATAGGTAAACTGGCCTCATTCCTGGAGAAACGCAGCGTCGGTGACTCCCATGCCATTCAGTTCGGCTACGGAATGGCGATTACTCTCTTTCTTATCGGGCTGTTCGGTGCTTCGACGTATTTGGTCCTCTCTTATTTAAAGGACTTTAACCCGGTGCTGTACGTGCTGACTGGGGCGGTGCTGCTCAAGTCGGCCTTTTCCTTGAGAGCACTGCGGCAGGCAGCCCTCAGGGTGAAAAAACTGCTGCTGAGTGAAAACCTGGATGTCGCCCGCTACGAGCTACGCGCCCTGGTTAGCCGTGACACCCAGGCTTTGCCCCAGCCACTATTAATCTCGGCCACCATCGAGTCAGTCGCCGAGAATACCTGTGATAGCTTTGTTGCCCCCCTCTTTTACTTTTTGCTCTTTGGTGTTCCCGGCGCCGTTGCCTACCGTGTCGTCAACACCCTGGACGCTATCATCGGCTATCACGGGAAATACGAATATTCAGGCAAGTTTGCCGCTAAGCTGGATGATGTGCTTAATTTTACACCCGCCAGACTAACCGCCCTGCTCCTGGTATCAGCCAGTTTTTTATCGCGCCGGAATGCTCGAGCTTCGTGGCAGGTTGCTTTCCGGGAGCATACCAGAACGGAAAGCCCCAACGCCGGCTGGACAATGGCCGCGATGGCGGGAGCACTCAACGTACAACTGGAAAAGGTGGGACACTATAGGCTAGGTAATGCCGACACCCCGCTAGTCACGAGCACTATCGATGCTGCGTTACGGCTGATGCAGATAGCGGCATTAATCTGGGTAACAGTATGCTTGATAACCGGAGGAGTTCGCTTTGCCATTACGTCCTCGACCTGA
- a CDS encoding histidinol-phosphate transaminase gives MPLRPRPEVENLQPGFHGGLNQAELKAAGLSPETVLDFSVCANPFAPPAEVRKILATVPIDRYPDPEATEFREYLAVKLGVAPENIIAGNGAVELIRLTALTYFSPGDSVLILEPTFGEYKIASQIVGASLIYQWGQESDNFTPRIEETVSLIRQCHPKGVFLCNPNNPTGHYLTREEIERILDACGDGLLILDEAYIAFVDQGWSALGLIHRGNVILLRSMTKDYALAGLRLGYAVSNERIINALRRVCPPWNVNALAQKAGVLVLKDSGLLERCQQEIGRAKDFLVGELGRIGFSLIPSRTNFFLVKVTSAKDFRSA, from the coding sequence TTGCCATTACGTCCTCGACCTGAAGTAGAGAACCTGCAACCCGGTTTCCATGGCGGGCTGAACCAGGCGGAGCTCAAGGCGGCGGGGCTGTCTCCGGAAACGGTGCTCGATTTCAGCGTCTGCGCTAACCCCTTTGCCCCACCGGCGGAGGTCAGAAAGATTCTCGCTACCGTACCTATCGACCGCTATCCCGATCCGGAGGCAACCGAATTCAGGGAGTACCTGGCAGTCAAACTGGGGGTGGCGCCGGAGAACATCATTGCCGGCAACGGAGCGGTAGAACTTATTCGTCTGACTGCTTTGACCTACTTCAGCCCGGGAGATTCAGTCCTGATTCTTGAGCCCACCTTTGGTGAATATAAAATCGCCAGTCAAATCGTCGGGGCCAGCCTAATCTACCAGTGGGGTCAGGAGAGCGACAACTTTACCCCGAGAATAGAGGAAACGGTCAGCCTTATCCGGCAGTGCCACCCGAAGGGGGTCTTTTTGTGCAATCCCAATAACCCCACCGGTCACTACCTCACAAGGGAGGAGATTGAGCGGATTTTAGACGCTTGCGGGGATGGGTTACTCATCCTGGACGAGGCTTATATTGCCTTCGTGGACCAAGGCTGGTCTGCTCTCGGCCTTATTCACCGGGGGAATGTAATTCTGCTACGCTCGATGACCAAGGACTACGCCTTAGCCGGGCTGCGTCTCGGTTATGCGGTAAGTAACGAGAGGATTATTAACGCCCTGCGGCGCGTTTGCCCGCCGTGGAATGTTAATGCCCTGGCGCAGAAGGCGGGAGTCCTGGTCCTCAAGGATAGCGGGCTCCTGGAACGGTGTCAGCAAGAGATTGGTAGGGCAAAAGACTTCCTGGTCGGCGAGCTTGGCCGCATCGGCTTCAGCTTAATTCCGTCACGCACGAATTTTTTCCTGGTTAAAGTAACCAGCGCCAAGGATTTCCGCAGCGCTT